The Mixophyes fleayi isolate aMixFle1 chromosome 9, aMixFle1.hap1, whole genome shotgun sequence DNA window ggcccaatcttcactctgagccacactcgctccttttgtCTCAGCTTCcaaatagaatgtaagctctcatgcccAGGGAGCTCCCTACCCTTTGAAGAACTGCCGTGCCGTCAAAATCAACAGCaatgctaataataattatataaataagaacaTAAAATAATTCAGCCCAAGATGAAGCGCATCCATACAGTTGTAGATTGTGTACTATTACTGAAAGACTCCAAACACCATTAGCAACAGAAAAATTTATGTCCTGAATATTGTCTCTGGTCGATCAGGAGGCACTTAGCAAATGCATGAACATATCGTCCCTTGTGAGACAGAGGGTATTAAATAATCCATATCTAGAGTCAATCCATGCTCTGCAGAATGTTTGGAATACTGTAACGAATTATGattaataaaggaaaaaaagacTATTAGTCCTTATCTTTTCCTCTTTTGGGCAGACTTTAAAATTTTGACTTTCTTTAGTACCCTATTAACTCTTTTCACCAGAACAGCTTCATATTTTGACAAGATATTATCTTCTATCAGAAAATCTCTCTGTAGGTCCTTTTGTTTGGGTTTGCGGTAATGACAAAGTTTAGCGATATCACTGGAAACCTGATGTTGCTCGCCTGAGAAATCAAGTGGAACATGGACTGATGCCTTCACAACGCTCCTGGGATTTACCAACATCTTTGTAGGATTAATTTCATACGGCCGGTTGGGCTCACGGTAGACGTGCTGGAGTATATTAAATCCTGGGACAGAGGTCCACTCTACAGGGGTTAACGGATTACTCTTGTCCTTGAGAGTCGTTGGGAAGACGTGGTTTTCAAAGATAAAAATGTTGGTGGTTGGGTCAACACTTAGAAGATAGTCCAACATTTCTGACCAGTCCTCATGTATGACGGGTAATATTAATTCATCAATGTCAATAAGAGCTATATATTTGCTCCGGTACATGTGGCGATAGATGCAGTCGTTCAAAGCGGCAGTCTGGCCAAAGTAATGGAGATCCCCTGGATGGTCTGGGTAATGCCAACCCATTGAAACATTTAAGAACGAGGTGATGGGCCACGGAATCAGGTCTACGAATTTTGCCTTGGTGTAATAGGACAGAACTTTCTTCATGACCGGACTGGAGTCCGTGTGATAAATTACCACTTTTTTGACACCCAACATTTGATACATTTCCATAGACTGAATAAACTGCAGGACGTTGTTGTACGACCCGAACATTGCGGAAACACAAACGAGAAAGTCGTATTGGAATTTACGAGGTACGTTGTCCTGGTGGttagtgttttgtatttttaaatagatTGGTGCAGAACTGTCCACTTGTTGGACAGATACGTACTCCGGCACCCGTACTTCTTGCAGGTGGCAGAGAAGATCCGTTGTACCATAAGGAAAATCGAAATGGTCGGTATGGACCTGAAACTCCACAATAGCTGTGCTATTTATGCCATGAAAACAAAAGTCACAGAGCAACATGTCCTGTTCATATCGATTGATTATCCCCAAGATCCGGATGGTTCTGCTAGCCCGCAAGTCCAGGTAGGCCGCTATCAGGTAGGTTTTGCTGTTCTCGACTCTGACGATGGTGTCCCGTGTCACGTTACGGCTACATATCGACTCTTCTGATTCTGTTGATCTGAGAAGAGGGAAGGTGAAGCGACCCACGGGCAGAGCGATTTTCACCAATACCACAATGTAGACTAAGTAAAACACCGTAAATGTGGAGAATAGGACAGAAAAGAGTTTGCAAAGTTTCTTGAAAGATGCAGATGGATTCATTCCCGATAACGATCCATACAGGACACTATCTTCTCCGAGCCATTGAAGAACTACAGTCTAATGAACAGACAACAAAAGAAGATGGTTAGGACTAAAACTCATaagttacaattattattattttgtcagtTAAGACAATGTACAGTCTACTCTGTTGTGCAAATGAGGTACACGAAACGGGGAGGCACAGAGTTCCTGTAAGGAATTATTTTAAGAAACAGCGTTTCCCAAAGTGCAGGCATTCGATAAGTAAGAAGATGTTATTATAGCCAGTTTCTCCACAAAAAGTGAGATTTATTTCTTTCATTAAGGGGGGAAGACACAGACAGGAAGAAAAATATCCAGTTACTAAAACAATGGAATTGAGCCATTGACTGCATGTAATACGCCGACTAATGGGAGTACTGGAAGAGATATAAAGCtaactaaaaacaataaataaatagaacgTTATTCCTTTCCTTCCGTTCTCAGTTATAGATTTTTCAGAAAAAACATTTATGTTAGTGGCcctttaagcatacttgccaactttcgcAAGATTGCTTCCGGGAGATCAAGTGTGGGGGCAGGACTCGTTGAAttgtcatttggccccgccccctaagtTGCCATAACATGTTCTGGCCTATTACAGCGGGGGGCAGTGCCACAATTAGGCATGAATCACGTCATAAGCCCCGGCCAACTTATTAAATggccaggaaccgggaggttgctctaCTCTCCCGGGAGGCAGGGAGGACTACCAGAAAATCgggagtctcttggacattccGGGTGAGTGGATAACTATGCCTTTAAGCCCTATAATGTGAAACTGGGTAATATCCGAGTAATAATGTACCTCTTCTGTAAATTATAAGTGTAACGTCCACTCTGGCATTGTTATTCACACCTCGCGGTAACTGAATATGTGACCCTGGCATTaggacccagaggaaacacatCAGGAACGATTGCTCAGAATCTGTGTCGACAGTGAATGACAATCAAGGACCCGGAACGGATGAGAGGAGGTCCCAGGAACCCTCTTGCAATTTGGGGAGCGGGTCCGTGGGTTGCTGCCATAAGGGTTAAAGTACATCATGACAGAGACAATATGTGTGAAATAGGACAGATTTCAGGGAGAAATCAGAACGTGGCTGTGTGACAGAGGGGGAATATACTGCATTACCTCATAATATAACGGTATGACCGAGAGACACAGCATCTGAGTGAGTGACCCCAGTGACATCCGGCTCAA harbors:
- the LOC142101908 gene encoding glycosyltransferase family 92 protein F13G3.3-like, producing VEFQVHTDHFDFPYGTTDLLCHLQEVRVPEYVSVQQVDSSAPIYLKIQNTNHQDNVPRKFQYDFLVCVSAMFGSYNNVLQFIQSMEMYQMLGVKKVVIYHTDSSPVMKKVLSYYTKAKFVDLIPWPITSFLNVSMGWHYPDHPGDLHYFGQTAALNDCIYRHMYRSKYIALIDIDELILPVIHEDWSEMLDYLLSVDPTTNIFIFENHVFPTTLKDKSNPLTPVEWTSVPGFNILQHVYREPNRPYEINPTKMLVNPRSVVKASVHVPLDFSGEQHQVSSDIAKLCHYRKPKQKDLQRDFLIEDNILSKYEAVLVKRVNRVLKKVKILKSAQKRKR